The nucleotide window CGTGCATCTGTCAAAGACAATTTCATTAACAAGCCATTCAGTGATACTGCACTGAGCATGGATCATGCTTTCTCAATGATCCACTTGAGAGAGGTATCAGTTTTGAAGGCCCTCTCTGCCGTATGATTACTTTATAGATTAGGTTGGTGATAACTGATAAAATTAAACATGACATCTCTATGTGTTTTGCTTGAAGCCCCCAAGTGTCTTGAGGCCTTCAGAAACTCATTCAGATCAGGAGACTATTGAAATTGCCATTACAAAACTGTTATTGCGGTCATACTATGACGTTGTCAGGAAGAATATTGAAGACTCAGTACCTAAAGCAATCATGCATTTTCTGGTAATTCTGAATTGCAATGACTTGGTCCTTCACTTATTTCATGCTTTGATATTTTTGACCTCTATGTGGGTGGCCTTTCAATGGACTTATGCTTAGGGGTTCTCCATTTAGTGGCAGTCTTGAGGATTCCTAAATCTACTCTTAGTGGCAGTTTCTATTTTCTGATTAAATGATAATAGAAGTTCTTCCCATCTCGTTGCGTTCTCTTATTTCCTTCTTAAGGATGTTCTCTTTCAGTTATAATTTTCAGCATTAAGAAGACACTGACCCTAGAATATGTAGTAAtatgccaacatgggatttTAGACAACCTGGGGGCGGAATGGATAAAGCAAGCACAGTAATCtgctttcttttattttcttaaagcaCAGGGGAATAGTGGTACTGTTTGGTCTTCTGCCAACAGTTCAGAGGCTAACTTTTATCTGGGGAAAGTAACTTTCTCTATTCTACCTTCATCTAACTTTGTATTGTGTCATAGTATCGATCTGTCAAGTGTATTCCTACAATTGCTGATTCTGACATTCTGTGAAAGTTGTGAAGTTCTTTATTTTATCTGGTGGAAATTTCTGTATTGTTGGAACTGTCGACTActttttgttgataattttttctaattagcCAATATGAGGGAAATAGTATCTGGTGTCTGTTAACTTCATTTAGACTCTGGGTGTTGTGTTTTCGTTTTTTTAGTAAGAATGCTACTGTTCGATTTGGATTTCTTTTTTGTTGACAAAAATGGTGTAATCCTTTCTCCAGGTAAATCACACCAAAAGAGATCTTCACAATGTGTTCATCAAGAAACTCTACAGGTATTGGAAGTagaatttcttttttatcaaaatacttTGCCAGGATAGTGGCTAATTGATCCTTCATTAGCTTAGCAGCATGAATTTTATGTGCTTATGTACTTGTATGTTGTTTCTAGCGCCTGGCTGCTTTAGCCAAATCAAGTGCTACAAATTTTTCCAGTACTCGTAGTTCTTATCAGTGGTGCTTGCTATTTTGTTGCAGAGAAAACCTCCTCGAAGAAATGTTGCAAGAACCTGATGAGATAGCCATGAAGAGAAAGCGTACACGTGAGACACTTCGTGTTCTTCAGCAAGCTTTCAAGGTCAAATCGTTACCATTTTGACTCTTGAGTATATTTTTGCATATATATACATTTCAAGGCTCACTACACTAAGCTTTATGATAGAATGTTTATGGTTTTGATAACTAGAATCTTATTTTACTCTTTGTTTAGGAACTAAGGAGAAAAGTTTGTTTAAGTTGGGAAGAAGTATCACAACATTAACTCCTAATATACTTTGCCTTATTCTCATTTTCATTGTACTCGTGAAATCAGTTCAGCCAGATATTCTGTTTGCCATTGAACACCTTGTGAAACTGTCTGTAACTATATCCTTGTGGTTCCGATTCCTTAAGATGTTCTGTTTGTCATCATTATCTAGGTTTCTTTGGCTTATAATGACTTACGTAGTACCATTCAGCTGGAATTAATGTTTTGTGGTTTGCAGACATTGGAGGAGTTACCGCTTGATGCTGAGACAGTTGAAAGGGGTTATAGCTTGGGTACTGATCCGACAGGCCTTCCAAAGATTCACGGGCTTCCAACATCATCAATGTACACTACAAGCAGTGGCTCTACTGATTCATACACCAGTTCTCCTAAGAACTCTAGATTGCGCAATGCATCCCATTCTGGTGAGCTACAGTTACCAATGTATGGCAGTGCAGATTCAAATGGTAGTGGGCATAATGTTGGTATTTTTCCAACAGTAGGTGTATAGGAGACTCAATAGATGCAGGGGTTGACCATTCATGAGTGAATTTATTTGCTCTCTCCACCATCATCGCAAACCCTGTCTCTGGTGCAGTGGAGTGCTACTATTCTTTGTCATGGGAGGTGTTTTGCTAAGCTGATCACTATTCGCTTTTACCCACATATTGTctatttcttcatcaactttaAATTCATTGTTCGTAGAAGcttgtacaaaaaaaaaattaataggaaGTTTTCGTCTTTAGAAGATGAGGCTAGTTTTGTTGCCTTTTGGTATGATAATTGGCAATGTATTATCTAGCCGTCAATTTTTGAGTTCGATCATTTGCtttctcaattttttcaaaTGCGATAGTAGGAGATATCATCACTTGTGTATATTATGCCTTTTATTTTGGGAGAGTCTTGTCATTTTCTGCAACGATGCTCCTCTTCGATACAGAATACAGATTGCTGTAATTTGAATGTTATTCCTCTGGTACCTGACAAAGTGGCTCAACTTTTGTGGTCAAAATTATAAAACCTAAGTGTGGTTTTCTCCATGCTTTACTATATTAGTCCTTGTCTGGATGTTATAGTATAATGAATACTTCTTTATAAGCCATCTATTGTTTAATCGTGCATTAGAAATAATTAAACCCAATCATACGTCACATTGGTAGATTTTGGATTatgcaaatatattttcaccccGATATGACGTGGCACTAGTTCTAATAACAATTAACTTACGTACATCAACTTTCCACAAGTTATACTGCCTTCTTGATTTTTGATCTGTTTCAAAAAACAGTAAGTATTACTTTGTATATTTCGCAAGACCATAAGATTCAAAGGGTAcattacaaaacaaaaaatcaagcaacttttttttttaaaatccgtGCTGAGTTAAAGctaagataaacaaattaaaataagggaGCAACACTTTTCAGATTTGTTTGTTAAAGGTATGcaaatatctcaaaaaaattattttctagtaAGAATCAATAGTGATCAATGAAACTGATTATtaaattagatgaaataatCCAAACGAAGCAACCCCTCCTCCATGTTCcccttcttttctcttctaaaGATGTAGTTTTTCTTCGGACAAATACACCGTTGCAACACTTAGAAGTATAATAAGAGAAAGAGGATGGAAGAAAACATAAAATTCCAGAAATTCTATGACATAAATTAACCAAAGTATATACAAATATCCAGTACCTCCTATGTCCCAACTCCTAACATACATAAGGCGAGCTCTTGGCTATAATATTGACAGATGCTTTACAAGTTTTAATATAACACCTAGTATTGACTGGAATCTTCAAGCTCTAGACATCAACTTGGAATAGTGTATGTCATGTCGCAGGCCAGTGAACACTCATATGTGAATCAATCCCAATCTGTAATACAAACAAATGATGTTCAGATTCATTAAGGAAGAGTTTTAATTCAATGGAGTAATAAATATACCAATTTTAGAAGTCTTCAACACAATCACAAGCAAACGAAAACATCTTGCATGAAAATAGGACAGACCTGTCCATCGAAGTTTGCAGGAATCTCAAATTCAGTTCCAGAAGCATTTGCAAGTGCGTCGAGATTATCCTGCTGAATCAAGATGCTTGGTAAGTGAAGCTTTTGAAAGATTTAGCAGGTGTTTGGACATGaatttgttgatattttaaaaaaaataaaaatatatagtacTTCAAGTAAAGTTAAAATGGTATATGGAAGTTCAACTTGTGTTTGGACATGAAAACAAAGTTGAAGTTGTGAGTGCGAACTTGAAAAAACTCCTTACAACCATTTTTCAAACTtcatatttcaagtttgaagtTGATATAATTGGCCAATTTAAGAAGCAAACACTTGGTcaaaaaaatctccaaaaagttttgaaaaaatgGACAAATGGGCTTTGTGTCATCCATCATGTTCATGGACAACAAATAACAGTCGACCATCACGAGAACATCCCTCTTGAAAAGTCATCATCTAAACAACGAAATCaggaaaagggaaaaagaatgTTCAAACTGACAAACAGCAAAGATTATTCGGAAGTTACCTCTTCATCAATGTTAACTGAAGAACTTCCAATACAGAAAGGAGAACTATCAGCAAAGTTTTCTGTAGCTTCTTGCATATCCTACATTAAAAGATATCACCAGCCTATCAGCACTGTTAGAAATCTATGCATGTGGGAGCAAACGtcaaattctttttttccaaCAAATCAAAGTCATCATATAAAAGGCATTAGGAGATCGTCCAAAGAGGGACACATTATAAAGTTATGCAAGGAGCAAAGCATCCAAAATCACAAACCATGCACTCTATACATTGATGAATGTTACTTCACAAATGTACCCAAAAGGAATAAAAAAGTAAACAACTGTGATCTTTTGAATAGAGATTTCCACTACATTAAAAGCCTACTGCTAGCTTCTTTCCCTCCCTCCATCCCATACTAAATGTCCAACCATCCAAAAGGGTTTGCACATAATGGGACTGAGCcacaaaaagagagaaaaccAATCACTGTAAACTTgctcctttctttttttgtagAAATCACTCTTAATTAACTCCTTATCTACCCGAAAGTTGGATACTTAAAATTATAAGTTCCTTGTATACCAGCATTAACTTCCTAGATGGGAATCCTCGTTCAGACAACTCAGTCTTTTTAAGGGAAGCAAGAGGGGATCCGTGTGATGACAACATCACTTAAGCCGTCAAGTCAGAGATTAACATGATAGAACAAACAATTTCAGAGAGCCGTCAATATAAACCAAAAAGACTTCAAATATGACTACCAGCTCAGCAGTGGTAACTGAAGGATTTTCCTCCGTTAGTTTTGTCTCCCCCGAACTTCCCTGCTCAAACCCAATGAACCAcagttaaacaaaaaataaaatgaagaggAACATGCAAGGAAGTTTTCAAATGCCCAAATTTCCATTTTAAATGTGTTTTCCAACTCATCAAGACTCCAAAAACTGGACCTCAAAGGAAAGAAGGGAGGATAGTCATTCAATTACGCCTGGAAAATTTAGGCATACTATGGTTCCAAGAGAACTGCATGCAAAATACTGTCTCCACTTCATACCTATACAATAATTTCGCCTCAATACCGCTTATTAAAAAAGATTTACCTCTTGATGTTGCTTTAGATAAGAATTCTCAGGTGCAAAGGTAGACAGCTTGTTATCAGGAGTTCCCTACATGACAAAGGAAAAATCAGTACTACAAAGTTGAACAATAAACTACAACCTAACAAACTCTTGATAGATTAGAGGTAAAGGTACAAACATTTACGATTTGTATGTAAACATAGTCACAGTGGAAATTTTTGGATCACATGCAAGAGGAACTAATTTGATAATTCAAGAAAAGAATAGACAGGAGGCTTTGTCTGGAGGGAAATGAATGATTTAGTAATTCAGAGAAAGATTTCAAGTAGGAATCTGCATCTTAAGAGAGCTCCACTACATGcttgttttttaatttctttttcctaCCCTTTTGTTGAAGAGGGGGAGAGGGAGAGGGCACTTCCATATTGATGCTTCATCACAGCATGTTCCATAAGTATTGATCCTCAAATTGTCGATCATTGACAATGTACATTAAACTGATTCTGTAAGATAGAGGGATGTGCCACTTGTTCTCAATTTACTTACTGGCTCGTTTTTGTCAAAGGGTACATGACTCCCTCCCTTTGTAATATCTCTTAACATACCCTAGAAATGAACAAAAACAAAGGGTGAATAGCAAAACAAGTTACAAGAGCAAACAGATGAATAATATGattgaaaataaacaaataagaaCCATCAAGTTTAAGAATGCATTTATTCAGAGCATCTAGAAAGATCAACATACACTTCAACATTTGAATCACATCCAAGAATAGAAGATCAACAGAATACATGTAAATGACATGCCTGGTTTGCAATCCATTATTTTCACAGCAATAAACTAAATAAGCCTTTATAGTGTTTGCCATAAGACTAAAATGGCAGTGCAAGTAAAGAGAAATCAAGATCTAAATGATCAGGTCAACTCTTAATCCAGTAATCTGGTAATTGACGTTGATTATTGTCCCTGAGAACCTAAGCCAAGACTAAATCAACATAAGAAATGCattgattattgattattgtTTTGATCATCAACTGAATGTCAGCAAAACATAAGAAATGTGTGTTCGAGAAGGTCCTTTTTTCGGGTTTGAtgttttttgggggtgggggaaCAGAAAAAACAGGCAGACCAACTGCGCAATACCTTGTTTGCCCACATAAGCCCACAAGCATTGCAGAGCGTTCTAGGGCCCAATGGGCCCCGCCGCATCGCAGGGGTCTCACTTTCATTAGTACCACAGTGGTGACATCTTCGTAGTCTGTAAGTTCAAAGGGAAGTAAATGCAGATTATaaggggaaaaagaaaaagtaaaatccTAAGCCAATAACATAAAGAGTAAAGGAATAGTAGAAATTTACATAGCCTTAAACAAAAATGTCTTATTTTGCTAGTTTTTTGGTGCGACAGGATGTTGATGCAATTTTAAATACAATTAGGGACTATGTAGTTATGTTTTCTCGCACTGGCTTAGTGCAAGCATTTATAAAATCTTGGAttacttatcaaaaaaaaaagagactgCAGAATAGTAGGCCAAATATGAATGCTGAATTGTAAATAAGCCCATTGACGTGAAGAGACAGCAGGAAAAGTAAGCTGAATATGAAGCAAATACGTCATTGTGTCATAGGTTTGCTACTGTTTTCTGTTTTGATTTGTCAACATGCTGACTCGAACCCATAGCCGTAAGGTTAGAGGTGGAGGTGCTTTCCACTTGAACTACCCTCATAGTTTAGTTATTTCTGAATGAAACCCTCCATTTCATGCAATAATAGCCATTGTTACACAAGTTAAATGTGGAAAAAAGTCAAAGTCTCAAGGCCCTCAACTACCAAAACACAAAGCATAGCATAAAGCAGACAAATCACAGAGCAACTGATTCTTAACAAGATGTTGCTGGTATGAACTGTCAGAAGTAAGGTACTAAGTTCATACTTACGTAGGTTCAGAATGAGCAGCACTGTCCCCTGAATCAATATTGTCAGCAGACGACTTTTCACCCTCCTTTAAAGAGGCAAATTGTCCATTTTTACGATGCATCCTATAAACAGTGCAACTAAAACAGTCAAAAGAATACTAGAGTAATCAACCTCATTActaaatcttgaatttgaatgacaATAGTTTCCAATGAATCTAGACAAGTTCTAAAACCTTTAT belongs to Solanum stenotomum isolate F172 chromosome 1, ASM1918654v1, whole genome shotgun sequence and includes:
- the LOC125872909 gene encoding GATA transcription factor 19-like isoform X2, which produces MEAADNSRNMLGGQYGVVAFQQEYMNVPIRVDRYGGGGFEADDISVGGGYEEAMSSGEELQVCSMPLVAGPVDSGRVMAVPSRTSELTISFEGQVYVFPAVTPEKVQAVMLLLGGCEVPSYVPNTDSVALQNTKSVDNTRQNISPRMASLIRFREKKKDRCFEKTIRYACRKEVAQRMHRKNGQFASLKEGEKSSADNIDSGDSAAHSEPTLRRCHHCGTNESETPAMRRGPLGPRTLCNACGLMWANKGMLRDITKGGSHVPFDKNEPGTPDNKLSTFAPENSYLKQHQEGSSGETKLTEENPSVTTAELDMQEATENFADSSPFCIGSSSVNIDEEDNLDALANASGTEFEIPANFDGQIGIDSHMSVHWPAT
- the LOC125872909 gene encoding GATA transcription factor 19-like isoform X1, coding for MEAADNSRNMLGGQYGVVAFQQEYMNVPIRVDRYGGGGFEADDISVGGGYEEAMSSGEELQVCSMPLVAGPVDSGRVMAVPSRTSELTISFEGQVYVFPAVTPEKVQAVMLLLGGCEVPSYVPNTDSVALQNTKSVDNTRQNISPRMASLIRFREKKKDRCFEKTIRYACRKEVAQRMHRKNGQFASLKEGEKSSADNIDSGDSAAHSEPTLRRCHHCGTNESETPAMRRGPLGPRTLCNACGLMWANKGMLRDITKGGSHVPFDKNEPGTPDNKLSTFAPENSYLKQHQEGSSGETKLTEENPSVTTAELDMQEATENFADSSPFCIGSSSVNIDEEQDNLDALANASGTEFEIPANFDGQIGIDSHMSVHWPAT
- the LOC125872909 gene encoding GATA transcription factor 19-like isoform X4 — protein: MEAADNSRNMLGGQYGVVAFQQEYMNVPIRVDRYGGGGFEADDISVGGGYEEAMSSGEELQVCSMPLVAGPVDSGRVMAVPSRTSELTISFEGQVYVFPAVTPEKVQAVMLLLGGCEVPSYVPNTDSVALQNTKSVDNTRQNISPRMASLIRFREKKKDRCFEKTIRYACRKEVAQRMHRKNGQFASLKEGEKSSADNIDSGDSAAHSEPTLRRCHHCGTNESETPAMRRGPLGPRTLCNACGLMWANKGMLRDITKGGSHVPFDKNEPGTPDNKLSTFAPENSYLKQHQEDMQEATENFADSSPFCIGSSSVNIDEEDNLDALANASGTEFEIPANFDGQIGIDSHMSVHWPAT
- the LOC125872909 gene encoding GATA transcription factor 19-like isoform X3, encoding MEAADNSRNMLGGQYGVVAFQQEYMNVPIRVDRYGGGGFEADDISVGGGYEEAMSSGEELQVCSMPLVAGPVDSGRVMAVPSRTSELTISFEGQVYVFPAVTPEKVQAVMLLLGGCEVPSYVPNTDSVALQNTKSVDNTRQNISPRMASLIRFREKKKDRCFEKTIRYACRKEVAQRMHRKNGQFASLKEGEKSSADNIDSGDSAAHSEPTLRRCHHCGTNESETPAMRRGPLGPRTLCNACGLMWANKGMLRDITKGGSHVPFDKNEPGTPDNKLSTFAPENSYLKQHQEDMQEATENFADSSPFCIGSSSVNIDEEQDNLDALANASGTEFEIPANFDGQIGIDSHMSVHWPAT